From Callospermophilus lateralis isolate mCalLat2 chromosome 5, mCalLat2.hap1, whole genome shotgun sequence, a single genomic window includes:
- the LOC143400432 gene encoding protocadherin alpha-11-like, with protein MLGFQRRSLGTLRLLITLLLLAAWKAGSGQLHYSIPEEAKHGTFVGRIAQDLGLELEELVPRLFRVESKGRGDLLEVNLQNGILFVNSRIDREELCGRSAECSIHLEVIVDRPLQVFHVEVEVKDINDNPPTFSLREQSLLISESKQPDSRFPLEGASDADIGENALLTYRLSQNEYFTLESPTNSKPTKRLSLILKKSLDREKTPKLNLLLTATDGGKPELTGTLQLLVSILDVNDNDPEFDQLEYKVRLMENTAKETLVIKLNATDRDEGINGEVTYFLMSIKPNGKFLFTLDENNGEVRVNGTLDYEENKFYEIEVQATDKGIPPMAGHCTVWVEIVDTNDNAPEVTVTSLSLPVREDTQPTTVIALIKVSDRDSGVNSQVTCSLTPDVPFKIVSTFKNYYSLVLDSDLDREKVSAYNLVVTARDGGSPSLWTTATVSVEVADVNDNAPAFPQSEYTIFVKENNLPGSHIFTVSARDADTQENALVSYSLVERRVGERALSSYVSVHAENGKVYALQPLDHEELELLQFQVSARDAGVPPLGSNVTLQVFVLDENDNTPALLPTPVGGTVNVNELVSRSVGAGHVVGKVRAVDADSGYNAWLSYELLPAAGGARSPFRVGLYTGEISTTRALDETDAPRQRLLVLVKDHGEPVLMATATVLLSLVESGQAPKAASPMFASSAGQAEPLVDVNVYLIIAICAVSSLLVLTLLLYTALRCSAGPTESACGPGKPTLVCSSAVGSWSYSQQRRQRVCSGEDPPKTDLMAFSPSLPPGLDREDEKGRQEAGSNNPVHVSFLKIPPIQNVYVKLFGTFVNRNF; from the coding sequence ATGTTAGGTTTTCAGCGAAGGAGTTTGGGTACTCTGCGACTACTGATCACGCTTCTGCTTCTGGCAGCCTGGAAGGCAGGGAGTGGCCAGCTCCACTATTCCATCCCGGAAGAGGCTAAACATGGCACCTTTGTGGGCCGCATCGCTCAGGACCTAGGGTTGGAACTGGAAGAGCTGGTGCCGCGTTTGTTCCGGGTGGAGTCCAAGGGCCGCGGGGACCTTCTGGAGGTAAATCTGCAGAATGGCATTTTGTTTGTGAATTCTCGGATTGACCGGGAGGAGCTGTGCGGGCGGAGCGCGGAATGTAGCATCCACCTGGAGGTGATCGTGGACAGACCGCTGCAGGTTTTTCATGTGGAGGTGGAGGTGAAAGATATTAATGACAACCCGCCAACGTTCTCTCTCAGAGAACAAAGCCTGCTGATTTCTGAATCTAAGCAGCCAGACTCGCGATTTCCGCTAGAGGGAGCTTCTGATGCGGATATAGGCGAGAATGCTCTATTGACCTACAGACTAAGTCAAAATGAGTATTTTACTTTAGAATCACCAACGAATAGTAAGCCGACTAAAAGACTATCGCTTATATTAAAGAAGTCACTGGACAGAGAGAAAACTCCGAAACTTAATTTGCTACTGACTGCCACGGATGGAGGGAAACCAGAACTCACAGGCACCCTTCAGCTCTTGGTCTCTATCTTGGATGTTAACGACAATGATCCGGAGTTTGATCAATTAGAATACAAGGTGAGATTGATGGAAAACACTGCTAAAGAAACTCTTGTGATAAAGCTAAACGCCACGGATCGAGATGAAGGAATAAACGGGGAAGTAACATACTTCTTAATGTCAATTAAGCCCAATGGAAAATTCTTATTTACACTAGATGAAAATAATGGAGAAGTGAGGGTCAATGGAACTTTAGATTATGAAGAAAATAAGTTTTATGAAATTGAAGTGCAGGCCACAGATAAGGGGATTCCTCCGATGGCAGGTCACTGTACAGTCTGGGTAGAAATCGTAGACACAAATGATAACGCTCCTGAAGTTACTGTGACTTCTCTGTCCCTCCCAGTACGTGAGGACACCCAGCCAACTACAGTCATTGCATTAATAAAAGTATCCGACCGCGACTCCGGTGTTAACAGCCAGGTGACCTGCTCTCTGACGCCCGATGTTCCCTTCAAGATTGTGTCCACCTTCAAAAACTATTATTCACTGGTGTTGGACAGTGATCTGGACCGAGAAAAAGTGTCAGCATATAATTTGGTCGTGACTGCACGAGACGGGGGCTCGCCTTCGCTGTGGACCACAGCTACTGTGTCGGTGGAGGTGGCCGACGTGAACGACAATGCACCTGCGTTCCCACAGTCTGAATACACCATATTCGTGAAGGAGAACAATCTGCCAGGCTCCCACATCTTCACGGTATCCGCTCGAGACGCGGACACGCAAGAAAATGCGCTGGTATCCTACTCTCTAGTAGAGCGACGGGTGGGCGAGCGTGCGCTGTCGAGCTACGTGTCGGTGCACGCTGAGAATGGCAAGGTGTATGCACTGCAGCCCTTGGACCACGAAGAGCTTGAATTGCTGCAGTTCCAAGTGAGCGCGCGCGACGCTGGTGTGCCGCCACTCGGTAGCAATGTGACTCTGCAAGTATTCGTGCTGGACGAGAACGACAACACTCCTGCTCTGTTGCCTACTCCTGTAGGTGGCACCGTGAACGTGAACGAGCTGGTATCAAGGTCAGTGGGTGCCGGCCACGTGGTGGGTAAGGTGCGTGCAGTGGATGCAGACTCCGGGTACAATGCGTGGCTCTCCTACGAGCTATTGCCAGCTGCAGGTGGCGCTCGCAGTCCATTTCGCGTGGGGCTATACACCGGTGAGATCAGCACCACGCGCGCCCTGGACGAGACAGATGCGCCACGTCAGCGCCTGTTGGTTCTGGTGAAGGACCACGGTGAACCGGTTTTGATGGCCACGGCCACAGTACTCTTATCTCTGGTGGAGAGCGGTCAGGCGCCAAAGGCCGCCTCACCGATGTTTGCCAGCTCTGCGGGTCAGGCAGAGCCGCTGGTGGATGTCAACGTGTATTTGATCATAGCCATCTGCGCGGTGTCCAGCCTGTTGGTGCTCACGCTGCTGCTGTACACAGCGCTGCGGTGCTCGGCTGGGCCCACCGAGAGTGCGTGTGGACCTGGGAAGCCCACGCTGGTGTGCTCCAGCGCGGTGGGGAGCTGGTCATACTCGCAACAGAGGAGGCAGAGGGTGTGTTCTGGCGAGGACCCTCCCAAGACCGACCTAATGGCCTTCAGCCCCAGTCTTCCACCAGGACTAGACAGAGAAGATGAAAAAGGAAGACAGGAGGCAGGATCAAATAACCCTGTACACGTGAGTTTTCTAAAAATTCCACCTATTCAGAATGTTTATGTTAAATTATTTGGAACGTTTGTtaacagaaatttttaa